The Aphis gossypii isolate Hap1 chromosome 3, ASM2018417v2, whole genome shotgun sequence genome includes a region encoding these proteins:
- the LOC114122854 gene encoding nose resistant to fluoxetine protein 6-like, which yields MVSRFAVFLLFLVSVNASLTGPANILPTLPNAIIKSENSQCQYDSLKLQLGLKNMTLWAQQMWDASAKQAVGLLSGNRFQLGDFDECLQVAKPIKAQYCLVDVKLDVPPQYSYADPLAREYDPLLPAWHKIYYGGARFKQRLDMIKWALCVPASCSALDVQTYLRSYIKENKLDMIENVSVADNMCTQAQRPGDEYTAYDIAFVLLIGFLILLTIIATVFDYTVYSEQTTWQWNQESKSVDLIMCFSGRRAMQSLKNKNCVVRGLDLTPLCGTTTISMILIIIGHRWGFRLPGPLQNYEVNEQVFYNYFISIFTSHMDLLVDTFFAISGALMILILLDRLERSFISPFKVLVFKYFRLTPVYAVIIFFFATLQYKMGSGPLWEAFIGTDKKNCQQTWWISLLYLNNYIATDKTCGYHTWFMPCEFHFTIIGIVLGYVLHKKPKIGMYLTSMLMAVSIAVPFALTFIGQKPANIQFNMDFTTNPTNDDYFMSIYIKSHTRAGPYIVGAIFGYLLYRRKESTNKLNLTQTYVLLAISTLICTTTWFSGALLYHPSYVYDPLQAALYGSTIRSVWAAGLVTGLYALIIGPPNFVKNMLSWKPFIPLASLNFNAYMVNTILPVADTASRRTPDHFDIRNFVTDAISDTVMCLTAGLFLYLLVERPFRLLITQLFVSKSNENEKKNYVSRAIESNRDFDKVLPTHHRT from the exons tgtGGGATGCATCAGCGAAACAAGCAGTGGGTCTGTTATCTGGAAACAGATTCCAGTTAGGAGACTTTGACGAGTGCCTGCAGGTAGCTAAACCAATTAAGGCCCAATACTGTCTCGTTGATGTCAAACTCGATGTGCCGCCTCAATATTCCTATGCTGATCCACTAGCTAGAGAGTATGATCCGTTATTACCAGCTTGGCATAAGATTTAC tatggtGGTGCCAGGTTCAAGCAACGTCTAGATATGATAAAATGGGCTTTGTGTGTGCCTGCGTCATGTTCAGCATTGGATGTTCAAACGTATCTTAGATCTTATATCAAAGAAAACAAACTAGACATGATTGAAAATGTGTCGGTTGCTGACAATATGTGTACTCAAGCGCAACGTCCAGGCGATGAATATACTGCTTATGACATAGCATTTGT atTACTTAttggatttttaatattgcttaCCATTATTGCTACCGTTTTTGATTACACAGTGTATTCTGAACAAACCACATGGCAATGGAATCAAG AATCTAAATCCGTGGATTTGATAATGTGTTTCTCCGGTAGACGTGCTATgcaaagtttaaaaaacaaaaattgcgTAGTCCGAGGATTGGATCTTACTCCATTATGTGGAACTACAACTATTTCAATGATTCTTATCATAATTGGACACAGATGGGGTTTCCGATTACCCGGACCCTTACAAAACTACGAAGTTAACGAACag gtattctataattatttcatttcgaTATTCACCTCTCATATGGACTTGTTGGTGGACACATTTTTTGCAATAAGTGGAGCTTTAATGATCCTTATCCTACTTGATCGCCTTGAACGTTCCTTCATCAGTCCCTTTAAAGTATTggtgtttaaatatttcag gTTAACGCCTGTTTATGCTGTGATAATATTCTTCTTTGCTACTCTTCAGTATAAAATGGGATCCGGTCCTCTTTGGGAAGCTTTTATTGGAACAGACAAAAAGAATTGCCAACAAACGTGGTGGATAAGTTTGCTGTACTTGAACAATTACATCGCAACCGATAAAACA TGTGGATATCATACATGGTTCATGCCTTGTGAATTTCACTTCACAATTATTGGTATTGTATTAGGATATGTGTTGCATAAAAAGCCTAAAATCGGAATGTATTTAACTTCCATGCTTATGGCTGTTTCTATTGCTGTACCATTTGCTCTCACTTTTATTGGACAGAAACCAGCAAATATTCAATTCAACATGGA tTTTACAACAAACCCAACCaatgatgattattttatgtcaatttacataaaatctcATACTCGTGCAGGACCTTACATAGTTGGTGCTATTTTTGGTTATCTATTGTATAGAAGAAAAGaaagtacaaataaattaaacttg acACAGACATATGTTTTGCTCGCAATCTCTACTCTAATATGTACAACTACATGGTTTAGTGGAGCTCTACTTTATCACCCTTCCTATGTTTACGATCCGTTGCAAGCCGCTCTTTATGGTTCAACAATAAGAAGTGTTTGGGCTGCGGGTCTAGTCACAGGACTCTATGCTCTGATAATTGGCCCACCAA ATTTTGTAAAGAATATGTTGTCGTGGAAACCGTTTATACCATTGgccagtttaaattttaatgcgtACATGGTGAATACAATACTACCCGTGGCCGACACGGCCAGCAGGCGGACTCCTGATCACTTTGACATCAGGAACTTC GTAACTGATGCAATTTCAGACACTGTAATGTGTTTGACAGCTGGTTTGTTCCTATACTTATTAGTAGAAAGACCTTTCAGGCTTTTAATCACTCAGCTTTttgtatcaaaatcaaatgaaaatgaaaaaaa AAATTACGTTTCACGAGCAATAGAATCGAATCGAGATTTCGATAAAGTCCTACCAACACATCATCGAACGTAA